One genomic segment of Vulgatibacter sp. includes these proteins:
- a CDS encoding YeiH family protein: MQTNDSTMQPAQPTKPRAWEEALFGMRTAELGKVVPGVLLALGIAIGASFLADALGAAVLRFQGLDPAGRGSPISAISVAVVLGLILANVVDLPKIFGAGLGFSVKKILRLGIILVGIKLSVIDVLQVGAIGIPIVVALVLFALAATLWIAKRAGLSNQLGSLAAASTAICGITATVAIAPSIEADDKEVAYTVANVTLFGLFGMLAYPYLAHFLFGDASSSAGLFLGTAIHDTSQVMGAALSYKEVFADERAMQVATVAKLTRNALLVAVVPFLAFLHARRAGHAGKKVPLAKLFPVFVLGFLALSLVRTLGDVGLQGGGLALGAWDAASWKSMAKFIGEKSATVALGTALAAVGLTTRLSVFKKLGLKPFFVGLSAALIVGVAALALAALAGPFVG, from the coding sequence TTGCAGACGAACGACTCGACGATGCAGCCAGCGCAGCCGACCAAACCCCGGGCCTGGGAAGAAGCGCTCTTCGGCATGCGGACCGCGGAGCTGGGCAAGGTCGTGCCCGGCGTTCTCCTCGCCCTCGGCATCGCGATCGGGGCGAGCTTCCTCGCCGACGCGCTCGGCGCCGCGGTGCTCCGCTTCCAGGGCCTCGATCCCGCGGGGCGGGGCAGCCCGATCTCCGCCATCTCGGTGGCGGTGGTCCTCGGCCTGATCCTGGCCAACGTGGTCGATCTGCCCAAGATCTTCGGCGCGGGCCTCGGCTTCTCGGTGAAGAAGATCCTCCGCCTCGGGATCATCCTCGTCGGCATCAAGCTCTCGGTGATCGACGTGCTCCAGGTCGGCGCCATCGGCATCCCGATCGTGGTGGCGCTCGTCCTCTTCGCCCTCGCCGCCACCTTGTGGATCGCGAAGCGCGCGGGCCTGAGCAACCAGCTCGGCTCCCTGGCAGCGGCCTCGACGGCGATCTGCGGGATCACCGCCACCGTCGCCATCGCGCCGAGCATCGAGGCGGACGACAAGGAGGTCGCCTACACGGTGGCCAACGTCACCCTCTTCGGCCTCTTCGGGATGCTCGCCTACCCCTACCTCGCCCACTTCCTCTTCGGCGACGCCTCGTCCTCCGCGGGCCTCTTCCTCGGCACCGCCATCCACGACACCTCGCAGGTGATGGGCGCGGCCCTCTCCTACAAGGAGGTCTTCGCGGACGAGCGGGCGATGCAGGTGGCGACGGTGGCCAAGCTCACCCGCAACGCGCTCCTGGTGGCGGTGGTGCCCTTCCTCGCCTTCCTCCACGCCAGGCGCGCGGGCCACGCCGGCAAAAAGGTGCCGCTCGCGAAGCTCTTTCCGGTCTTCGTCCTCGGCTTCCTCGCCCTCTCGCTCGTCCGCACCCTGGGCGACGTCGGGCTGCAGGGCGGGGGGCTCGCCCTCGGCGCGTGGGACGCGGCGAGCTGGAAGTCGATGGCGAAGTTCATCGGGGAGAAGAGCGCCACGGTCGCCCTCGGCACCGCGCTCGCCGCCGTGGGCCTGACCACGCGGCTCTCGGTCTTCAAGAAGCTGGGGCTGAAGCCCTTCTTCGTGGGGCTCTCCGCCGCGCTCATCGTCGGCGTGGCCGCGCTCGCGCTCGCCGCGCTGGCGGGGCCCTTCGTCGGCTGA